The Tardibacter chloracetimidivorans region GGTGCGGCATCGACTTTGACGACGACGAATATCGGGATGCCGGCGCGCGCATCGTGGACAGCGCGGGCGAGGTATTCGCTGCCGCCGACATGATCGTGAAGGTGAAGGAGCCGCAGCCCGGGGAAATCGCGCTGCTGGAGCCGCGCCACACGCTGTTCACCTACCTGCATCTCGCCGCCGACAGGGCACAGGCCGAAGGGTTGGTCCGATCCGGCGCCACCTGCATCGCCTATGAGACCGTGACGGACCCGCGCGGCGGCCTGCCGCTGCTGAAGCCCATGTCCGAGGTGGCCGGGCGCATGTCGATTCAGGTCGGCGCGCATTATCTGGAAAAGGAACAGGGCGGACGCGGCATATTGATCGGCGGCGTGCCCGGCGTCGCGCCTGCCCGCATCGCAATTCTGGGCGGTGGAGTCGCCGGGATGAACGCGGCGCAAATGGCGGTGGGGCTGCGGGCGGATGTAACGGTATACGACATCAGCAATGCCCGGCTGGCCGAGCTGGACACCATGTTCGGCAGCCAGATCAAGACCGCCTATGCGAGCCGCGCCGCCATCGCCGCGGCCGTGTCGCGGGCGCATCTGGTGATCGGCGCGGTTCTGGTGCCGGGCGCGGCCGCCCCCAAACTGGTCACCCGCGACATGCTGAAGACGATGAAGCGCGGATCGGTGGTGGTGGATATAGCGATCGACCAGGGCGGCTGCTTCGAGACGTCACGCGCGACCACACACGACGATCCGGTGTTCACCGAGG contains the following coding sequences:
- the ald gene encoding alanine dehydrogenase produces the protein MRIGVPKEIKNHEYRVGLTPSSVAELIAAGHQLVVESEAGCGIDFDDDEYRDAGARIVDSAGEVFAAADMIVKVKEPQPGEIALLEPRHTLFTYLHLAADRAQAEGLVRSGATCIAYETVTDPRGGLPLLKPMSEVAGRMSIQVGAHYLEKEQGGRGILIGGVPGVAPARIAILGGGVAGMNAAQMAVGLRADVTVYDISNARLAELDTMFGSQIKTAYASRAAIAAAVSRAHLVIGAVLVPGAAAPKLVTRDMLKTMKRGSVVVDIAIDQGGCFETSRATTHDDPVFTEEGVIHYCVANMPGAVARTSTFALNNATLPFVMKLAKLGPEAAMAADPHLASGLNVSAGKIRHEAVAEALGMPFEPA